TCCGCCGGCAGGATTCATCCCGCCGGCGATCCCTCCAGAAAGAACCTTCGTGTTATTTCTGGATCTGCGTCCAGACCTTGGAACGGATTTGCGCTGTCAGGGTGTCGGGCAGTGGCACATAGTCCAGTTCGGCTGCCATGCCCTTGCCGTTCTTGAACGCCCAGTCAAAGAACTTCAGCACCTCGGCGGATTGCGCTTTGTCGGCCGGATTCTTGTACATCAGGATGAACGAAGCCGTGCTCACGGGCCAGCTTTCGGCGCCCTTGGCGTTCACCATCGAAATGCCCATGCCGGGAGCGCTGAACCAGTCGGCGCTGGCGGCGGCGGCGGCGAAGGCCTTGTCGTCTGGGCTCACGTACTTTCCGTCGGCATTCTGCAATTGCAGGAAGTTCATGTTGTTCTTCTTGACGTATGCGTATTCCACATAGCCCAGTGCGCCCTTGACACGGTTCACGTTGGCGGCCACACCTTCGTTGCCCTTGCCCCCGACGGATGAGGCGGCCGGCCATTTGACGGCGGCGCCCTTGCCCACGGTGTCGGCCCACTCCTTGCTGACCACGGTCAGGTAATCGGTCCAGTTGAACGTGGTACCCGAACCGTCGGCACGGTGCACAACGGTGATGTTGGCATCAGGCAGGGTCTTGCCAGGGTTCAGGGCCGCCAGCTTGGGGTCGTTCCACTTGACGATCTTGCCCAGGAACATCTCGGCCAGCACCGGGCCGCTCACGCGCAGCTCGCCGGGCTTGAAGCCATCCAGGTTGATCACGGGCACCGTGCCGCCGATGATGGCGGGGAACTGCACCATGGCGTCCTTGTCCAGGTCTGCGCCGGGCACAGGGGCGTCGGACGCGCCGAAGGCGACGGTCTTGGCGCGGATCTGGCGGATGCCACCGGACGAACCGATGGATTGGTAGTTCAGGCCGATGCCGGTTTCTTTCTTGTAGGCCTCCGCCCACTTGGCATAGATCGGGAAGGGGAAGGTCGCGCCCGCGCCGGTGATGTCGGCGGCCAGTGCGGAGCCCATGCCTGCGGTGGCCATGGCGGCAGCGGCCACGGTCTTGAGGAAAATGCGTTTGTTGATCATGAAGAGACTCCTTGCGGTTGGGAATTCAGAACAAGGGGGACTTTAGGCAGGCAATGTGACAACCACATGACATAAAACGCCTGTCACAAAGCACCCTGGCAGGGCTGCTACCTCGCCGTCGCGCAGTCGGTCACGGGCATGCGTCACAATCCGGGTTTTCCCGCCCACCCCAGCGCCGCTGTCTCGCATGCAAAACGGAACCCTTCTCGCCGCCATCGACCTCGGCTCCAACAGTTTCCGGCTCGAGATCGGCCGCCACCACTCCGGCCATATCGAGCGCATCGAATACATCAAGGAGACCGTGCGCCAAGGCAGCGGGCTCGACGAGGAGAAAAACCTCAGCCAGGCCGCGATGGAGCGCGGCTGGGAGTGCCTGGCGCGCTTTGCCGAGCGGCTGCACGGCTTCAAGAAGCAACAGGTGCGCGCGGTGGCTACGCAAACGCTGCGCGAGGCCAAGAACCGCGACGAATTCCTGCGCCAGGCGCAAGCCATTCTGGGATTCAACATCGACGTGGTCTCGGGCTACGAAGAAGCGCGCCTGATCTACCAGGGCGTCTCGCGCCTGCTGCCACACTCCGACGAAAAGCGGCTGGTGGTGGACATCGGAGGACGCTCCACCGAAATGATTCTGGGCCAGGGCTATACGGCGCGCACCATGGAGTCCTACCGACTGGGCAGCGTGGCGTGGTCCACGCGCTATTTCCCACGCGGCCAGTTCAGCGCATCTGCCTTCAAGACCGCCGAGGTGGCGGCCAAGGCGGTGATCGACGAGGCGCTGGACAAGTTTCCGCCCGCCGAATGGACCGTGGCCTATGGCTCTTCGGGGACGGTGAGCGCGGTGGCCGACATGCTCGGCGCCAATGGCTGGGCCAGCGGGGTGGTGACGCGCTCGGGCCTGGACTGGTTGACCGACAGACTCATCAAGGCCGGCAGTGCCGACCAGTTGCGCCTCGAGGGCATCAAGGACGATCGGCGACCGGTGATTGGCGGTGGCGTGGCCGTGCTTCGAGCGATCTTCGATCTGTTCGGCATCGAACAGATGCTGCCCGCGCAAGGTGCGCTGCGGCATGGCGCGTTGTACGACCTGATCGACCGTGTCACCGATGGTGGCGACGTGCGCGAGCGCACGGTGCGCTGGCTGGTGCAGCGCTTCTCGGCCGATGAAGCGCAAGGCAAACGCGTGAGCGATGTCAGCACCGCGCTGTTTTCCCAGATCGCCGCGCTCGATGCCCAGAACGAGCGGTATTCGCAGAAGCTGGCCTGGGCGGGTCGCCTGCACGAGATCGGCACGCATATCTCGCACGATCGCGCGCACCACCACGGCGCCTACATCCTCGACCATGTGGATGCCCCTGGCTTTTCTCTGCCCGAATTGCACCGCATGAGTCAGTTGGTGATGGGCCAGCGCGGCAAGTTGCGCAAGCTCGAAGAGGCCTTGACGGACGAACTGTTCGCCAAGCAGTTGATGGCGCTTCGCCTGGCCGTGTTGCTGTGCCATGCGCGACAGATGCCGGAATACCAGTCCGTCAAGCTCAGCTACAAGCCACGTGCCTTCAAGCTCTCGACCAACCCGGGCTGGGCCAGGCGCTACCCGCAATCGGCCTGGCTATTGGGCGAAGAGGTACTGGCCTGGCAGAAGTCGGCCTGGAAATTCACCGCCGATATTCGCTGAGCGCTTGCGTTTTGTCATGCTGCTGTCATATTCGTATAAACGGTATATACGGTTTAAAATCGGACTTTCATCATCCATTCCGGAGTCCGTACATGGCCAGTCAGAGCAACAAGATCAGCAACAAGAAGCCCAAGCTGGTGCGCGACAGCTTCACCATCCCCAAGGCTGAGTTCGCGGCCATCGACAGCCTCAAGACCCGCGCGATTGCGCTGGGTACCAGCGTGAAGAAGAGCGAACTGCTGCGTGCGGGCCTGATGGTGTTGCAAGGCCTGAACGATGCGGCGTACAAGGCCGCGGTGGCCGCCGTGCCCACGCTCAAGACCGGTCGTCCCTCCGCCGCGCCACAGGCCAAACCCGCCTCGAAAGCGCCGGCGAAGCCCGTGGCCAAGGCACCGGTGAAGGCCGCTGCAAAACCCGTCGCCAAGCCCGTCTCAAAGACTGCAACCAAGCCGGTGAGCAAGGCCACCACCAAACCAGCGGCTCCCAAAACGGCGGTGGCGGCGCCCCGGCCCGCCGCGAAGCGCCCTGCCCCGAGCCGCCGCCCGGCGCCGGCCAAGAAGGCAGCCTGAGCGGCACAGGGCGTTACATCAACTCCGGCGTCTGCACGGTAACGATCACCGTCTGATCGGCGCCATCGCGTTCGCGGTGGCGCAACCACCAGACTGCGCCCTTCTTCATCGAGCACTCCGGCTCCACCAGGCCGAGCAGGCGCGACACCACCCGCCCCAGCGTGGGCTGATGGCCGACCACCACCACCGGTGACTTGCCCTGCGGCCACTGCACCAGCTCCAGCAGCGCCAGCACATCGCCGTCCGGGGCCAGTTCGTCACGCAGCTTGAATTTGCGCCCCAGGGCCAGCACGGTCTGCTCGCAGCGCGCGGCCGGACTGCTCCAGATGCGCGCGCCATCGGGCAACTGCCGGTCGAGCCAGCCCGCCATGCGCGTGGCCTGCTTTTCCCCTCGCGGCGTGAGGCGCCGCGCCAGATCGACAGCGTCACCGGGCAGGCCGGTCTGCAGATCGGGGTGGTCGTGCGCCTCGGCATGCCGCCACAGGATCAGGTCCATGGATCGGCCCTCCTTCGTGTTCATCCTTTGCCTCCGTAGCGGGCCATCAGGCTGACTTGTGCCGAATGCAGCACGGTACCTGAGCGCTCCAGAGAGCCTGCGGGCACGTAATGGCCATCGGGTTGCAGCAGCCAGGCGTCCTTGGTGTCGTGCATATAGGCCAGCAGGCACTCTTCCACGAGGCGGTGGCGCAGCGCGGCATCGGTCACCGGCCAGGCCAGCTCGATGCGCCGCAGCATGTTGCGGTTCATCCAGTCGGCGCTGGAGAGCCACAACTCTTCCACCTCCGCGGTGCGGAAATAAAACACCCGGGAGTGCTCCAGCAAGCGGCCGATGACGGAGCGCACGCGCACGTTGTCGGTGAATCCAGGCACCTGGGCCGGCAGGATGCAGGCACCGCGCACGATGAGATCGATCTTCACGCCCTCTTGCGAAGCCACGGCCAGCGCACGCGCCAGCGGCTCGTCGGTCAAGGCGTTCATCTTGAGAATGACCCGGGCGTCCAGGCCCGCCTTGGCGGCCGCCCCCGCGGCCTCCACCTTGTCCAGCATCGCCTTGTGCAGGTGAAAGGGTGCGATCAAGGCCTTGTTGAGCTTGGGCAGGCGGTTCTGGCTGGCCAGGTGCAGGAAGATGTGCTCCAGGTCGGCCGTGAGCGCATCGTCGGCGGTGAGGTAACTCAGGTCGGTGTAGAGGCGTGCGGTGCCGGGGTTGTAGTTGCCGGTGGAGATGTGCGCATAGCGGCGCAGGCCCTGGGGCTCGCGCCGCGTGACGAGCAGCATCTTCGCGTGTGTCTTCAGGCCCACCACGCCATACACCACCTGCGCCCCCACCGATTCCAGCCGCTCGGCGTAGTTGATGTTGGCCTCTTCGTCGAACCGCGCTTTGAGTTCGACCACCGCCGTGACTTCCTTGCCCCGGCGCACCGCTTCGCGCAGCAAGTCCATGAGCTCGGACTTGGCACCGGTGCGGTAGATGGTCTGCTTGATGGCGAGCACATCCGGGTCTTCCACGGCTTCGCGCAGAAAAGCGAGCACCGCATCGAAGCTCTCGTATGGCTGGTGGATCAGCACATCGCCCTTCTTCAGGCGTTCGAAATACGACTCCCCGGGATGGAGCTGCACCGGCCAGCAGGCGTTGTAGCTGTCGAAGTGCAGTGCGGGCGTGTCGACCTTGTCGATCAACTGGTTCAGCCGCACCAGATTCACCGGACCGGACACGCGGTAGAGATCGCTTTCCTGGAGCCCGAACTGTGCCAGCAGAAAATTGGACAGATACAGCGAGCAGCCGGCCGACACCTCCAGCCGCAGCGCCTGGCCGTAGTGCCGCTGTTGCAAGCCCTTGCGCAAGGCGGTGCGCAGGTTCTTCACCTCTTCTTCATCCACCGCCAGATCGGAGTGGCGCGTGACGCGGAATTGCGAGAACTCGGTGACCTGGCGCCCGGGAAACAGGTCGTTCAGGTGCGAACGGATCAGGCTGGAGATGGAGACGAAGTGCGTCTGCTTCGAGCCTTTGACCGGTGGCATGCGAAAGAAGCGCGGCAGGATGCGCGGCACCTTCACGATGGCGATTTCGTTCTCGCGGCCAAAGGCATCCCGGCCACTCAGGCGCACGATGAAATTGAGCGACTTGTTCGCGACCTGGGGAAACGGGTGTGACGGGTCCAGGCCCACGGGCATGAGCAGGGGCTGGACTTCCTTGGTGAAAAAGTCCTTGACCCAGCGCCTTTGCCGCGCATTGCGCTCACCATGGGAAACGATCTTGACGCCCTTCTTCTCCAGCAGCGGCAGCAGCTCGTCGTTGTAGATGGTGTACTGCTGCCCCACCAGCGCATGCACCTTCTGCGACAACGCTTCGTAGGTGTGTGCGGTGTACGCGCCGCGCTGTTCGTTGGCCCGGGCCGCGCTCAGGTGCGGGGCCACGCGCACTTCGAAGAACTCGTCGAGATTGCTCGACACGATGCTGAGGTAGCGCAGGCGTTCGAGCAAGGGCACGTCAGCCCGCCGGGCCCAGTCCATGACCCGCTCGTTGAAAGCGAGGATGCTGTGATCGCGATCGAGAAAGGGAATCCTGGAATGGGGGTTGGTGCCGCTCATGGAGGCGATTATTCAACGACCGGACGACCATTGGGCGACAAGCTCTGCTGGCTTGAGCGGCCCGAGCCGACATGGTGCCTGGGCCTGCGCGGAGGGTTGAGCGGACTCAGGTGCGAGACAAACAACTCGGCCACCTTTCCCCAGTCGAATTCCAGTGCGCGTTCCCGCGCTTCGTGGCGTTTGACCTTGAGCGCGTCCATCCAGGCTTCGCGCAGGTCTTCGTGCAAGGCACCCGCGCGGCTCTCGCCGATCACCTGCAAGGGGCCGTCCACCGGGTACGCTGCGACCGGCACGCCGCAGGCCATGGCCTCGAGCATGACCAGGCCGAAGGTTTCGCTGCGGCTGGGAAACACGAAAACGTCTGCAGCGGCGTACACCTTCGCCAACTCGTGGCGCGGCATCACCCCCAGCCAGTGCACATTGGGGTACCGCTGCTGCAGCGTGGAGGCCAGAGGCCCCACCCCACACACCACCTTGCTGCCCGGCACGTCCAGGTCGAGAAAGGCTTCGATGTTTTTCTCGTACGAGACACGCCCCACGTAAAGGCTGACGGGATGTGCCAGCGGTCCCAGCAAGGGGTAGGTCGAGGGCGTGTCCGTCAATGCGAACAAGCGTGTATCCACACCATGGGTCCAACCGCGCAGTTGGCAGAATCCACGCGCCTGAAGCATCTCCATCACGCCTTCGGTGGGCACCATCACGCCGCGGCTGGGGCGGTGGAACCAGCGAAACAACGCATAGCCCCAGGAGAGCGGCACACCCAGCGCGGCGTGCAGGATTTCGGGGAACTTGGTGTGAAACGCGGTGGTGAAGGCCAGCTTGCGGCGCAGGCAGTAGCGGCGCGCCGCCCAACCCAACGGTCCTTCGGTGGCGATGTGGATGGCATCGGCCTGGGCCGCGTCCATCAGGGCGCGCAGGCGACGGCCGGGAAAGAGCGCCAGATCGATGCCCGCGTAGCCCGGACATGGCCGCGTGCGGAACTGGCCGGGCTGGATGACCACCACCTCGTGGCTGCGGGCCTGCAGCTCGCGCACGAGTTCGACCAGGGTCGTCACCACGCCATTGACCTGTGGCTGCCAGGCGTCCGTCACGATCAGAATCTTCATGCCTTGTCTCCCTGACATGTTTTTGGTGGCGGGTTCAGGACAGTTGGCGTTCTGCCTGCGGTGCGGGGGAGGACACCGGAGCGATGCGCTCACCCCAGTGCACGAGCTCGAGCCGACCATCCAGGTGTTCCACCAGCGCCGTCAGGCTCTCCACCCAATCGCCGTCGTTGCAGTACAGCGTGCCGTCGATGGTGCGCATCTCGGCGCGGTGGATGTGACCGCAGACCACGCCCTGGTACCCGCGCGAGCGCGCTTCCGCGGCCACGGCGCGCTCGAAGTCGGTCACATAGTTGAGCGCGCTCTTGACCTTGTGCTTGAGGTACTGCGACAGCGACCAGTAGGGCAGGCCCAGGCGCGCACGCAGCGAGTTGAGGTGCCGGTTCAGGCGCAGCGTGAGTTCGTAGGCGTTGTCGCCCAGGTAGGCGAGCCATTTGGCGCACTGGATCACGCCATCGAAATGGTCGCCGTGCACCACCCAGAGGCGGCGGCCGTCGGCCGTGGTGTGCACGGCTTCGTTCGCCACTTCGATGCCGCCGAAGTTGTGGCCATCGAACTGGCGCGCAAACTCGTCGTGGTTGCCCGGCACGAACACCACGCGGCAACCTTTGCGCGAGCGGCGCAACAGCTTCTGCACCACATCGTTGTGCGCCTGCGGCCAATACCATTTTCGGCGCAGTTGCCAGCCGTCGATGATGTCGCCCACCAGGTACAGCGTGTGGCTGGGGTGGTGCTTGAGGAAATTCAGCAAGGGCCGGGCCTGGCAGCCCGCGGTGCCCAGGTGCAGATCGGAAATGAAAACGGCCCGGTAGCGGGCGCGTTCGGTGGGCTCGTGGGCGTCGTCTTCAAGCGGGTCCAGTTCGATGGGCAAAGCCCCGAAACCTCCGGCAGCCCCACCCCGGCGCGCGAGGTTTTCCAGACCAGAGGTGCCGTGGAACCGGCTTTGCCGGGCCATAGGCACCGCCCCCGGAAGGGGGTCACGCGAAGCGTGGCGGGGGAGATCCATGGCTAAGCTCCCAGGAAATGCTTGCGGTACCGCGCGGGCAAGTCCGAGATGCGCATCAGCATGGGCAGGTCGGCGGCGTTGAAGTCCGGATCCCACGCCGGGGGGCCCAGTACCTTGGCACCCAGGCGCAGGTAGCCTTTGATGAGCGCGGGAGGCTCCACGTCGAGCGTGTCGTCCAGCCGCTCCACCGGCAGCGGCAGGCGCGGGCGCACATGGCAGTCGATCGGCGCGAGGTGCATTTCCTTCACCTGGCGCCAGATGCTGGCGGCCACATGCCCGCCACCCACGACGCCATTCGGCCCCTCGTGCCGCATCGGGATGCTGGCGCAACCGATCATCGTGTCCAGCCCGTTGCGCACCATGAACTCGGCCAGAGCGCCCCACAGCGCCATGATCACGCCCCCGTGGCGGTGGTCGCGGTGCACACAGCTGCGGCCCAGCTCCACCATGCGTTCGCGCACCTGGCGCAGGCGGGTCAGGTCGAACTCGGTATCGCTGTAGGTGCTGCCCACGCGCTTGGCCTGGGCCGGCGTGAGCACGCGGTAGGTGCCGATCACGTCGCGGCTGGCGGCGTCGCGCACCAGCAGGTGCTCGCAGAAATCGTCGAACAGGTCCACGTCATGGCCGGGTACCTGCTGCGGCAACCGGGCGCCCATTTCGTTGGAGAACACCTCATACCTCAACCGTTGCGCTTCACGAACCTCATCCAGATCCCGCGCCCACGAAACATCAATGCCCCCAGCGAGGGGGGTTGCAGCGGTCGTGGCGACCACGGGCGTGGGCGCGAAAAGCGGGCGGGGATGAAGCGACCCCCGAGGCAAGGCGATGGGCGAGATGTCCAGCGTCGGGGTAGGCAGTTCTTTCATGGCATGCTCCTGAAGCAATGCGCCGCTCTTGGGCGCCGAGACGGATGAAGCTGTGGTCATGAAAAAGCAGTGTGCGAACCGGCCATGTCCATCGCGTGGCAAGCACATGAAGTTTTGGTGACAAACCACTGGCCGGGACGGCCTGCCAGAATGCAGGGCTGTGAACGCCAGCCTCGACCTTCTGCGCACCCAGTTGCGCCACCACCCCGCCACGCCCCCCGGTACGCCCCTGTCGCTGACCGTGGAACTGCGCACACAGGGCGATGGCTTGCGGCTGCGCTACACGCTGAGCGGCCACACGGCGGCCCTTTGCATCCCCGCGCCCGCAGCCCCGACGCCCACCGATGGCCTTTGGCGGCACACCTGCTTCGAAGCCTTCGTCGCCGCAACGGGTGAGGCCGCCTACCGCGAATTCAATTTCTCGCCCTCGAGCCAATGGGCGGCCTACCGCTTCAGCGCCGAGCGTGAGCGCGACACGGCCGCCGAAGCGCGCGAACCCGTGCTGCCGATGCCGCCACCGGCGGCCCAGGCCACGCCACGCGCGCTCACCCTCACCGCCCGCCTGCCCTTGAACGCCTTGCCCCGCAGCGCCTCGGTGCTGGACATCGGCCTGTGCGCCGTCATCGAGGAGCGCGATGGCCGCCTGAGCTACTGGGCGCTGCACCACCCGGGCGCACGCCCCGATTTCCACCATCCCGATGGCCGCACCCTGCGACTGGCCTCGCCCTTGATCTGAACACCATGCAATTCGGCATCGAACGTTTCCTGAACGACCCCGCTCTGCGCGCCCCCCTCGAAGGCCGCCGCGTGGCCCTGCTGGCCCACCCGGCATCGGTCACACGCGACCTGACCCATTCGCTGGATGCGCTGGCCGCCCTGCCCGACGTGAAGCTCAGCGCCGCGTTCGGCCCGCAGCACGGCCTGCGCGGAGACAAGCAGGACAACATGGTCGAGTCGCCCGACTTCCAGGACCCGCGCCTGGGCATCCCGGTGTTCAGCCTATACGGCACGGTGCGCCGCCCGACCGATGCCATGATGGCCAGCTTCGACGTGCTGCTGGTCGACCTGCAAGACCTCGGCTGCCGCATCTATACCTTCATCACCACCCTTCGATACGTGCTGGAAGCCGCGGCGAAGCACGGCAAGGCCGTGTGGGTGCTCGACCGCCCCAATCCCGCGGGCCGCCCCGTGGAAGGTCTCACGCTGCGCGAAGGCTGGGAGAGCTTCGTCGGCGCGGGCCCCATGCCCATGCGCCATGGCATGACCATGGGCGAACTGGGCCAGTGGTTCATCGCCACGCTCGGCCTTCAACTGGAGTACCGCGTCATCACCATGAGCGCCTGGGAGCCCGACACCGCGCCCGGCTTCGGCTGGCCGCTAGGCCGTACCTGGGTGAACCCCAGCCCGAACGCGGCCAACCTGTCGATGGCACGCGCCTACGCGGGCACGGTCATGCTCGAAGGCACCACGCTCAGCGAGGGCCGAGGCACCACGCGGCCACTGGAGTTGTTTGGCGCGCCGGGCATCGACATCCGCCGTCTGATGGCCGACATGCGCCGCATCGCGGCGCAGTGGCTGCAGGGCTGCGTGCTGCGCGAGTGCTTCTTCGAGCCCACCTTCCACAAGCATGTGGGCCAACTCTGCGCGGGCGTGCAAATCCACGTGGAAGACCCTGCGCACTACGACCACGCCGCCTTCAAACCCTGGCGCCTGCAAGCGCTGGCATTTCGAGCGCTGCGGCTGCAATCCCCCGACTACCCGTTGTGGCGCGACTTCCCCTACGAATACGAGCACGACCGACTGGCCATCGACCTCATCAACGGCGGACCCTTGCTGCGGGAATGGGTGGATGACGTGTCGGCTGCGCCCGAGGTGCTCGAACAAGCCGCCAGCGCGGATGAAGCGGCCTGGCTGGAAGCGCGCAAGCCCTATCTGCTGTACTAGGGCCTGTTCACACTATTTTTCCAAGTGCGAAGGTGTTGAAAACAGCGCCTAGGCCGGCACCTGCGCCTGCACCGCCGCCACCAGCCGCTCGGCGCACGCCTGGGCTTGCTGCGCATCACGCGCTTCCACCATCACGCGCAACAACGGCTCCGTGCCGCTGGCCCGGATCAACACGCGCCCTGAGTCGCCCAACTCGGCTTCCACCGCGCGCGTCTCCTCGGCAAGGACGGTGTTGCTCTTCCAGTCCTGGCCGGGCTGCAGTCGCACGTTGATCAGCGTCTGCGGAAACAGCGTGACATCGATCAGCAACTCGGCGATGGTCTTGCCCGTGTCCACACACGCATGCAGCACCTGCAAGGCCGACACTAAGCCATCGCCCGTGCTGTGCCGGTCGAGCACGAGCAAGTGGCCCGAGCCCTCGCCCCCCAGCAACCAGCCCTGGCGCTCCAGCTCTTCGAGCACGTAGCGGTCGCCCACCTTGGCGCGCACGAACTTCACTCCGCGCGCCTTGAGCGCGACCTCCACCGCCATGTTCGTCATCAGCGTACCCACCACGCCCGGCACGCTCTCGCCACGGTCCAGGCGTTCGGAAGCGATCAGATACAACAATTCGTCGCCGTTGAACAGGCGGCCCTGTGCATCGACCATCTGCAAGCGGTCGGCGTCGCCGTCCAGCGCGATGCCGAAGTGCGCACCATGCGCCTTCACGGCGTCCAACAGGGCCTGCGGATGGGTCGCGCCCACGTCCTTGTTGATGTTCAATCCATCGGGCGAGCAACCCACCTTGATGACTTCGGCCCCCAACTCGTGGAACACCGCCGGCGCGATCTGGTACGCCGCACCGTTCGCGCCGTCCACCACGATCTTCAGGCCCTTGAGGGTCAGATGGTGCGAGCAGGTGCTCTTGCAGAATTCGATGTAGCGGCCGGCGGCATCGTCCAGCCTGCGCGATTTGCCCAGTTCGGCCGACGCCACCCACACCGGCGCCTCTTCCAGCGCGGCCTCGACTGCAAGCTCCCAATCGTCGGGCAACTTGGTGCCCAAAGCGCTGAAGAACTTGATGCCGTTGTCGGCGAACGGGTTGTGGCTGGCGGAGATCACCACCCCCAGACTGGCGCGCTGCGCGCGCGTGAGGTAGGCCACGGCGGGCGTCGGCACCGGGCCGAGCAGCACCACATCCACCCCGGCAGAGTTGAAGCCCGATTCGAGCGCGGACTCGAGCATGTACCCGGAGATGCGCGTGTCCTTGCCGATCAACACGGTCGGGTGCGCCTCGGTACGCCGCAGCACCCGCCCCACGGCATGCGCCAGGCGCAGCACGAAATCGGGCGTGATCGGCGCCTGCCCCACGGTGCCTCGGATGCCATCGGTGCCAAAGTATTTGCGGGCCATGGTGTGGTTGTCCTCTTTCTTGTCGTGTTTGTTGGGTCTGGGAATTATCGCGGGGCAGCCTCGTTCTGCATGGCCTGCCAGAGCTTGAGCGCGTCGACTGTGTCACGCACATCGTGTACACGCACCACGCGCGCGCCCCGGTCCACGGCGAGCAGGGCCGCCGCCACACTGGCGGCCGCGCGATCGGCTGGCCGCTCGTGGCCGGTGACCGCACCCAGCGTCGACTTGCGCGACCAGCCCGCCAACACCGGCAACCCCAGTGGCAACAGCTCGGACTGGCGCGCGAGCAAGCTCAGGTTCTGCGCTACCGTCTTGCCAAAGCCCACACCCGGGTCGAGCACGATGCGACCGCGCGCCACGCCTCGCGCGGCCAGCGCCTCGGCGCG
The sequence above is a segment of the Hydrogenophaga sp. BPS33 genome. Coding sequences within it:
- the pstS gene encoding phosphate ABC transporter substrate-binding protein PstS, translating into MINKRIFLKTVAAAAMATAGMGSALAADITGAGATFPFPIYAKWAEAYKKETGIGLNYQSIGSSGGIRQIRAKTVAFGASDAPVPGADLDKDAMVQFPAIIGGTVPVINLDGFKPGELRVSGPVLAEMFLGKIVKWNDPKLAALNPGKTLPDANITVVHRADGSGTTFNWTDYLTVVSKEWADTVGKGAAVKWPAASSVGGKGNEGVAANVNRVKGALGYVEYAYVKKNNMNFLQLQNADGKYVSPDDKAFAAAAASADWFSAPGMGISMVNAKGAESWPVSTASFILMYKNPADKAQSAEVLKFFDWAFKNGKGMAAELDYVPLPDTLTAQIRSKVWTQIQK
- a CDS encoding UDP-2,3-diacylglucosamine diphosphatase gives rise to the protein MARQSRFHGTSGLENLARRGGAAGGFGALPIELDPLEDDAHEPTERARYRAVFISDLHLGTAGCQARPLLNFLKHHPSHTLYLVGDIIDGWQLRRKWYWPQAHNDVVQKLLRRSRKGCRVVFVPGNHDEFARQFDGHNFGGIEVANEAVHTTADGRRLWVVHGDHFDGVIQCAKWLAYLGDNAYELTLRLNRHLNSLRARLGLPYWSLSQYLKHKVKSALNYVTDFERAVAAEARSRGYQGVVCGHIHRAEMRTIDGTLYCNDGDWVESLTALVEHLDGRLELVHWGERIAPVSSPAPQAERQLS
- the ppk1 gene encoding polyphosphate kinase 1, whose amino-acid sequence is MSGTNPHSRIPFLDRDHSILAFNERVMDWARRADVPLLERLRYLSIVSSNLDEFFEVRVAPHLSAARANEQRGAYTAHTYEALSQKVHALVGQQYTIYNDELLPLLEKKGVKIVSHGERNARQRRWVKDFFTKEVQPLLMPVGLDPSHPFPQVANKSLNFIVRLSGRDAFGRENEIAIVKVPRILPRFFRMPPVKGSKQTHFVSISSLIRSHLNDLFPGRQVTEFSQFRVTRHSDLAVDEEEVKNLRTALRKGLQQRHYGQALRLEVSAGCSLYLSNFLLAQFGLQESDLYRVSGPVNLVRLNQLIDKVDTPALHFDSYNACWPVQLHPGESYFERLKKGDVLIHQPYESFDAVLAFLREAVEDPDVLAIKQTIYRTGAKSELMDLLREAVRRGKEVTAVVELKARFDEEANINYAERLESVGAQVVYGVVGLKTHAKMLLVTRREPQGLRRYAHISTGNYNPGTARLYTDLSYLTADDALTADLEHIFLHLASQNRLPKLNKALIAPFHLHKAMLDKVEAAGAAAKAGLDARVILKMNALTDEPLARALAVASQEGVKIDLIVRGACILPAQVPGFTDNVRVRSVIGRLLEHSRVFYFRTAEVEELWLSSADWMNRNMLRRIELAWPVTDAALRHRLVEECLLAYMHDTKDAWLLQPDGHYVPAGSLERSGTVLHSAQVSLMARYGGKG
- the ppx gene encoding exopolyphosphatase encodes the protein MQNGTLLAAIDLGSNSFRLEIGRHHSGHIERIEYIKETVRQGSGLDEEKNLSQAAMERGWECLARFAERLHGFKKQQVRAVATQTLREAKNRDEFLRQAQAILGFNIDVVSGYEEARLIYQGVSRLLPHSDEKRLVVDIGGRSTEMILGQGYTARTMESYRLGSVAWSTRYFPRGQFSASAFKTAEVAAKAVIDEALDKFPPAEWTVAYGSSGTVSAVADMLGANGWASGVVTRSGLDWLTDRLIKAGSADQLRLEGIKDDRRPVIGGGVAVLRAIFDLFGIEQMLPAQGALRHGALYDLIDRVTDGGDVRERTVRWLVQRFSADEAQGKRVSDVSTALFSQIAALDAQNERYSQKLAWAGRLHEIGTHISHDRAHHHGAYILDHVDAPGFSLPELHRMSQLVMGQRGKLRKLEEALTDELFAKQLMALRLAVLLCHARQMPEYQSVKLSYKPRAFKLSTNPGWARRYPQSAWLLGEEVLAWQKSAWKFTADIR
- a CDS encoding glycosyltransferase family 4 protein, which gives rise to MKILIVTDAWQPQVNGVVTTLVELVRELQARSHEVVVIQPGQFRTRPCPGYAGIDLALFPGRRLRALMDAAQADAIHIATEGPLGWAARRYCLRRKLAFTTAFHTKFPEILHAALGVPLSWGYALFRWFHRPSRGVMVPTEGVMEMLQARGFCQLRGWTHGVDTRLFALTDTPSTYPLLGPLAHPVSLYVGRVSYEKNIEAFLDLDVPGSKVVCGVGPLASTLQQRYPNVHWLGVMPRHELAKVYAAADVFVFPSRSETFGLVMLEAMACGVPVAAYPVDGPLQVIGESRAGALHEDLREAWMDALKVKRHEARERALEFDWGKVAELFVSHLSPLNPPRRPRHHVGSGRSSQQSLSPNGRPVVE
- a CDS encoding SixA phosphatase family protein, encoding MDLILWRHAEAHDHPDLQTGLPGDAVDLARRLTPRGEKQATRMAGWLDRQLPDGARIWSSPAARCEQTVLALGRKFKLRDELAPDGDVLALLELVQWPQGKSPVVVVGHQPTLGRVVSRLLGLVEPECSMKKGAVWWLRHRERDGADQTVIVTVQTPELM
- a CDS encoding GNAT family N-acetyltransferase, which gives rise to MKELPTPTLDISPIALPRGSLHPRPLFAPTPVVATTAATPLAGGIDVSWARDLDEVREAQRLRYEVFSNEMGARLPQQVPGHDVDLFDDFCEHLLVRDAASRDVIGTYRVLTPAQAKRVGSTYSDTEFDLTRLRQVRERMVELGRSCVHRDHRHGGVIMALWGALAEFMVRNGLDTMIGCASIPMRHEGPNGVVGGGHVAASIWRQVKEMHLAPIDCHVRPRLPLPVERLDDTLDVEPPALIKGYLRLGAKVLGPPAWDPDFNAADLPMLMRISDLPARYRKHFLGA
- a CDS encoding DOMON-like domain-containing protein — encoded protein: MNASLDLLRTQLRHHPATPPGTPLSLTVELRTQGDGLRLRYTLSGHTAALCIPAPAAPTPTDGLWRHTCFEAFVAATGEAAYREFNFSPSSQWAAYRFSAERERDTAAEAREPVLPMPPPAAQATPRALTLTARLPLNALPRSASVLDIGLCAVIEERDGRLSYWALHHPGARPDFHHPDGRTLRLASPLI